In Chryseobacterium shigense, the following proteins share a genomic window:
- a CDS encoding inorganic pyrophosphatase — protein MIPNFKAHPWHGISAGEDAPNIVNVFVEIVPSDTIKYEVDKETGYLKVDRPQKFSNIIPALYGFVPRTYCHNEVMKLAVEAGADDVTEGDHDPLDICVLSSHNIHAGGLLMEAIPIGGFKMIDGGEADDKIVAVMINDHAFGHFRDISELPEAEVKRLMHYFLTYKNLPDEPAKCRIHEVYGAEHAKKVIRASQKDYAEKFGG, from the coding sequence ATGATTCCAAATTTTAAAGCACATCCGTGGCATGGGATTTCTGCAGGGGAAGATGCGCCAAATATTGTAAACGTATTCGTTGAAATTGTTCCCTCAGATACTATTAAATATGAAGTAGATAAAGAAACAGGATATTTAAAGGTAGACAGACCTCAGAAATTTTCTAATATTATTCCCGCTTTATACGGATTTGTTCCAAGAACATACTGCCATAATGAAGTAATGAAGCTTGCCGTAGAAGCAGGAGCAGATGATGTTACAGAAGGAGACCATGACCCGCTTGATATTTGCGTGCTGAGCTCTCATAATATCCATGCAGGAGGACTGTTAATGGAAGCTATTCCAATCGGTGGATTCAAAATGATTGACGGTGGAGAAGCAGATGATAAAATCGTTGCTGTAATGATCAATGACCATGCATTCGGGCATTTCAGAGATATTTCTGAACTTCCTGAAGCAGAAGTTAAAAGATTGATGCACTATTTCTTAACATACAAAAACTTACCGGATGAGCCTGCAAAATGTAGGATTCATGAAGTTTACGGAGCCGAACATGCTAAAAAAGTAATCAGAGCTTCTCAAAAAGATTATGCAGAAAAATTCGGGGGATAA
- a CDS encoding sodium-translocating pyrophosphatase, translated as MDLFVLVPIFGVIALLYTFLQSNWVSKQNAGNEKMKIISGHIADGAMAFLKAEYKILTYFVVVVSILLAVMGSSNSNSHWSIGIAFAVGAVFSALAGFIGMKIATKANVRTAEAAKTSLAKALKVSFTGGSVMGMGVAGLAVLGLGALFLIIKQIFAPDATVDSHEMERTIEILTGFSLGAESIALFARVGGGIYTKAADVGADLVGKVEAGIPEDDPRNPATIADNVGDNVGDVAGMGADLFGSYVATVLATMVLGRETISEDSFGGFAPILLPMLIAGTGIIFSMIGTLFVRINDNEGSSTSSVQNALNLGNWGSIVITAISSYFLVTYILPEKMILRGHEFSKMGVFGAIMVGLVVGTLMSIITEYYTAMGKRPVSSIVRQSSTGHATNIIGGLSVGMESTLLPIIVLAGGIYGSYLCAGLYGVAIAAAGMMATTAMQLAIDAFGPIADNAGGIAEMSELPKEVREKTDILDAVGNTTAATGKGFAIASAALTALALFAAFVGIAGIDGIDIYRADVLAGLFVGGMIPFIFSSLAITAVGQAAMAMVEEVRRQFREIPGILEGKAQPEYEKCVAISTDASIRKMMLPGAIAIISPLLIGFIFGPEVLGGFLAGATVSGVLMGMFQNNAGGAWDNAKKSFEKGVDINGQTYYKGSEPHKASVTGDTVGDPFKDTSGPSMNILIKLMSIVSLVIAPTLAVLHKDKIEANRQAKIESLTGMKSVHTQYEDISVAPIPITPKDIKGHINENGDFVYETGNIEEIQLKGGKKISIGKESQLYYLTKDIQSKNKNLLNPDKWYTIENLYFETGSSDLKAGSEAQLVNLAEILNAYPDLKIKLGGYTDNTGNEESNQKLSNLRAQTAKLKLLELGISSDRVEAEGYGSQHPVCEANDTDDCKAKNRRIDVRVLSL; from the coding sequence ATGGATCTATTTGTGTTAGTACCAATTTTTGGTGTTATTGCCTTGCTTTACACATTTCTTCAAAGCAATTGGGTAAGTAAGCAGAATGCCGGAAATGAAAAAATGAAAATAATCAGCGGACATATCGCTGACGGTGCTATGGCCTTTCTAAAAGCCGAGTACAAGATTTTAACCTATTTCGTAGTTGTAGTTTCCATACTGCTGGCTGTAATGGGGTCCAGTAATTCCAATTCGCACTGGAGCATCGGAATTGCTTTTGCTGTAGGAGCCGTATTTTCTGCACTGGCAGGATTTATCGGAATGAAGATTGCAACAAAAGCCAATGTAAGGACCGCAGAAGCGGCAAAAACATCACTTGCCAAAGCGCTCAAAGTTTCTTTCACAGGAGGCTCCGTTATGGGAATGGGGGTTGCCGGACTTGCTGTTCTTGGTTTGGGAGCCCTTTTTCTGATCATTAAGCAGATTTTTGCTCCGGATGCCACAGTAGATTCCCATGAAATGGAAAGAACAATCGAAATTCTTACCGGATTCTCTTTGGGAGCAGAGTCTATAGCCCTTTTTGCGAGAGTAGGCGGTGGAATTTATACAAAAGCCGCAGACGTGGGAGCTGACCTTGTAGGTAAAGTAGAAGCCGGAATTCCTGAAGACGATCCCAGAAATCCGGCTACTATTGCAGACAACGTAGGAGATAACGTAGGAGATGTTGCAGGAATGGGAGCCGACCTTTTCGGTTCTTATGTGGCAACTGTATTGGCAACAATGGTTTTGGGTCGCGAGACAATATCAGAAGATTCTTTTGGAGGTTTTGCACCTATTCTTCTGCCAATGCTTATTGCCGGGACAGGAATTATTTTCTCTATGATCGGAACCTTATTTGTAAGGATCAATGATAATGAAGGCTCATCCACTTCAAGCGTACAGAATGCCCTTAATTTAGGGAACTGGGGAAGTATTGTAATTACTGCCATATCTTCTTATTTTCTGGTAACCTATATTCTTCCTGAAAAAATGATCCTCAGGGGACATGAGTTTTCTAAAATGGGCGTTTTCGGGGCTATAATGGTAGGACTTGTAGTAGGTACTTTGATGAGTATTATTACAGAATATTATACAGCGATGGGTAAAAGACCCGTTTCAAGTATTGTAAGACAGTCTTCCACAGGACATGCAACCAATATTATCGGAGGGCTTTCTGTGGGTATGGAATCTACATTACTTCCGATTATCGTATTGGCCGGAGGTATTTACGGATCTTACTTATGTGCGGGACTTTACGGGGTAGCTATTGCAGCTGCCGGAATGATGGCAACCACCGCCATGCAGCTGGCTATTGATGCTTTTGGCCCGATTGCCGATAATGCCGGAGGTATTGCCGAAATGAGTGAGCTTCCGAAAGAAGTCCGTGAAAAAACAGATATCCTGGATGCCGTGGGTAACACTACAGCTGCCACCGGAAAAGGATTTGCCATTGCTTCTGCTGCATTAACGGCACTTGCTTTATTTGCAGCGTTTGTAGGAATTGCCGGTATAGACGGAATTGATATTTACAGAGCTGATGTTCTGGCAGGTTTATTTGTAGGAGGAATGATTCCTTTTATATTCTCTTCCCTCGCTATTACAGCAGTAGGGCAGGCTGCGATGGCTATGGTAGAAGAAGTAAGAAGGCAGTTCCGCGAAATACCAGGAATTCTGGAAGGAAAAGCACAACCCGAGTACGAAAAGTGTGTAGCCATATCCACAGATGCGTCTATCAGAAAAATGATGCTTCCGGGAGCAATTGCCATCATATCCCCGTTACTGATAGGATTTATATTCGGGCCTGAAGTTTTGGGAGGATTTTTAGCCGGTGCTACCGTAAGCGGTGTATTAATGGGAATGTTCCAGAATAATGCCGGTGGCGCCTGGGACAATGCTAAAAAATCATTTGAAAAAGGAGTTGATATTAACGGTCAGACTTATTACAAAGGTTCGGAGCCTCATAAAGCTTCTGTAACGGGAGATACAGTGGGAGATCCGTTTAAAGATACTTCAGGACCATCAATGAATATCCTGATCAAGCTGATGTCTATTGTTTCACTGGTAATTGCCCCGACTTTGGCAGTGTTGCATAAAGATAAAATTGAAGCCAACAGACAGGCTAAAATTGAAAGCTTAACGGGAATGAAATCTGTACATACTCAATATGAAGATATTTCAGTGGCACCTATACCTATTACTCCTAAAGATATAAAAGGACACATAAACGAAAATGGAGATTTTGTATACGAAACCGGAAATATTGAAGAGATTCAGTTAAAAGGTGGCAAGAAGATTTCTATAGGTAAAGAAAGCCAGTTGTATTATTTAACCAAGGATATTCAAAGCAAAAATAAAAACCTTTTGAACCCGGATAAATGGTATACCATTGAAAATCTTTATTTTGAAACCGGGTCAAGCGATCTGAAAGCAGGCTCAGAAGCACAACTTGTTAACCTTGCTGAAATATTAAATGCATATCCCGATCTTAAAATAAAATTAGGCGGTTATACAGACAATACCGGCAATGAAGAAAGCAATCAAAAACTATCCAATCTGAGAGCCCAGACGGCAAAACTCAAGCTTTTGGAATTGGGTATTTCTTCAGACAGGGTTGAAGCGGA